AGTCCCCCTGTGGGCGCGGAGAGAAAGAGACCCTAAGCCACgcctccccactgctccccctgccctaAGGCCTGGCTCTCAGAgaaagcaggggtgggtgggtgagatGGGAGGGCAGTGGAGGTATGGAAGTCAACCTTCTGGATCTTTCCACGGCTGGGCTTCAGGCCTGGCTACAGTTACTGTCTGTCACTCAACCCATGTCAGCATACCTTCGCCTTCGGCAGGAAAGCCCTGCACGTATATGTGTTCTGTGCCCATTGCTCCTCCTGTTCCCCTGGGGACGGGATGGATGGGAAAAGCCCCCACCTCACTCTGCTCTGACCCCACCagacggtgggggggggtggccgTGGGGACAGAACTTGTTCCCACTGCCCAGCCTGCCCCGGCCCCTGTGTCGGGCAGTGCTGGCAGCTGCCCTCAGCCTTACCATGAAGGCGGACTTCCTCTGCCCTGGGTTTCCCACACAAATTTGCGTTTGGCTGTCGTAGAAACGGAAGCGATTGGAACACCTCGAGTCCCTCTGCACGGTTAGCTGCACCTCGTGGAGTTTGTTTGTTCTCCTGTTCAGGCCCAGCAGGCCCCAGCCCGCCACAGTGCACCTGTTCCCCGGTCTCACACTGCCCGACCTCCGAGGCAGAGCCACTGGCCTCACAGCTGATGTCCTGCGCATTCTCTTTGCCAGctggcaggaggagggcaggcacTCAGGGACTGTCTGTGCCGAGAGCTCGCGGGCGCTCCATCCCCACCCCGGGACTGtgcccctgcttcctccccccgAATCCCATGATGGcgagcccctccccacccccgccccagcactGGCGcagactgggggcgcctgagaACCAGAAGGTCAGAGGGTCGGGCTACCTGCACTAACATGATGTCATTCCTGGTGGTCTGGGGATTATAGCCAGGGTGGCGGATGGCTCTGAGCGCCCTTGTGTGCTGCTGGGTCCTTTCCTGCCTCTGGATGTTGTGGGCCCCCATGATGACGGTGATAGTTCTGCAAAGGAGAGGTGGCCCAGA
This DNA window, taken from Ailuropoda melanoleuca isolate Jingjing chromosome 20, ASM200744v2, whole genome shotgun sequence, encodes the following:
- the LOC117797265 gene encoding cathepsin G-like isoform X1 produces the protein MSLRRKVPGHLGQASPEGSGFATQPQAISLQGEIIGGREARPHSHPYMAFLRIQSPNGRRLSCGGFLVRNDFVLTAAHCWGRTITVIMGAHNIQRQERTQQHTRALRAIRHPGYNPQTTRNDIMLVQLAKRMRRTSAVRPVALPRRSGSVRPGNRCTVAGWGLLGLNRRTNKLHEVQLTVQRDSRCSNRFRFYDSQTQICVGNPGQRKSAFMGDSGGPLVCNGVAQGIVSYGSRSGTPPAVFTRVKSFMPWINRTMRRFKQPCQT
- the LOC117797265 gene encoding cathepsin G-like isoform X2, with translation MPLLLLLMAFLLPPGAGAGEIIGGREARPHSHPYMAFLRIQSPNGRRLSCGGFLVRNDFVLTAAHCWGRTITVIMGAHNIQRQERTQQHTRALRAIRHPGYNPQTTRNDIMLVQLAKRMRRTSAVRPVALPRRSGSVRPGNRCTVAGWGLLGLNRRTNKLHEVQLTVQRDSRCSNRFRFYDSQTQICVGNPGQRKSAFMGDSGGPLVCNGVAQGIVSYGSRSGTPPAVFTRVKSFMPWINRTMRRFKQPCQT